A window from Theropithecus gelada isolate Dixy chromosome 1, Tgel_1.0, whole genome shotgun sequence encodes these proteins:
- the TMEM269 gene encoding transmembrane protein 269, whose protein sequence is MPCPQGEPPGKGTSFFLSHDQSHSQINEVSWKDVTNALSLANMVLGLFSIIFSFSRKCHYASWMLLVSFLLDMAVRAMTSHINICSKWGAELNDFAVFTTFGLASALLLGVDGLLSGILAIIYVSAASFHLCFYSPGVPSTYKGLPCPYASCILASTSLLTKGNRFILCCMASLMILFMMDQSYYPYDKILESENWKKLVYMGGVIMLFFSPLSLSAFYCLMWSLSYIFFPDALWGKTACVSPQH, encoded by the exons ATGCCTTGTCCCCAGGGTGAGCCCCCAG GTAAGGGTACCAGTTTCTTCCTGAGCCATGACCAGAGCCATTCCCAGATAAATGAGGTTTCCTGGAAGGATGTTACCAATGCCTTatctctggccaacatggtcctGGGGCTCTTCTCCATCATCTTCAGCTTCAGCAG GAAATGCCACTATGCCTCCTGGATGCTCCTTGTCAGCTTCCTGTTGGACATGGCAGTCAGGGCAATGACCAGCCACATCAACATCTGCTCCAAATGGG GAGCTGAGCTGAATGACTTTGCCGTCTTCACCACCTTCGGCCTGGCCTCTGCTCTGCTCCTAGGCGTGGATGGACTTCTGAGTGGGATCCTGGCCATCATCTATGTGTCAGCTGCTTCTTTCCATTTGTGCTTTTATTCACCTG GAGTCCCCTCCACATACAAGGGTCTACCCTGCCCCTATGCTTCCTGCATCTTGGCTTCCACCTCTCTTCTGACCAAAGGCAACAGGTTCATCCTCTGCTGCATGGCCTCACTCATGATTCTCTTCATGATGGACCAGAGCTACTATCCATATGACAAAATCCTGGAGTCTGAGAACTGGAAAAAATTGGTTTACATGGGAG gtGTCATCATGCTGTTTTTCTCCCCACTGTCTCTGTCTGCTTTTTACTGCCTGATGTGGTCGCTCTCATACATCTTCTTTCCAGATGCTCTGTGGGGCAAGACAGCCTGTGTTTCACCACAGCACTGA
- the SVBP gene encoding small vasohibin-binding protein, translating into MDPPARKEKTKVKEPVSRVEKAKQKSAQQELKQRQRAEIYALNRVMTELEQQQFDEFCKQMQPPGE; encoded by the exons ATGGATCCACCTGCACGTAAAGAAAAAACCAAAGTTAAAGAACCTGTCAGCAGAGTTGAGAAGGCCAAACAGAAATCAGCCCAGCAGGAGCTGAAGCAGAGACAAAGAGCAGAG ATCTATGCCCTCAACAGAGTCATGACAGAACTGGAGCAGCAGCAGTTTGATGAGTTCTGTAAACAGATGCAGCCTCCTGGAGAATGA